The sequence ATTCACTCGTATGTCTTTATAGTCGGCTTTTGCCTTCACCTATATGGCGGCGGCCTTGACGTACGATCCAGCGGACAATGAGGTGTctagttaatatatatatatatatatattaacggACACAGATGTACACTCTGCTTAGCCATCTATAGTGACGCTCGCACATAATGAATTCCCGAGGTCTCGGCAGAAGATGGCGCCCGCAGCATTTCCAGTGCACCGAGTGTCCGAATTAACTCGCTCGTTTTCACCCGCTCCGGAATATATTAGTGAACTAATGTAGGGAATAGTGAACGAGGGTATAGTTGGCGATTTAGGACGTAGCCAACGTGCGTTCCAACCCTCACGCACCACTAGAGTGCGCCAGAACGTCAGTGGCTGTTAAGGATTTGATTTGGGGCGGAGGCTCGTGAGCTCATTCGCCTTCCCACTTCTATGCTCTTCATCACTGCAGCGCGAGCACGGCCATTTTACAAGCCGATTGTGCGAGTGAAGAAGACACACTCCTCAACGGTGTTTATCGGCAGTTCTTGACAACCGTGTGTTTTTAATCGTAAATATCATTTTCTTAACCCCTTTCAAGTCAGCAATAGCGTGATAATGTCTCGTGACCGGTCCCGTAACCGCGGAGGAGGATTCCAGCAACGAGGCCGCGGAGGAATAATGGGAATGCGTGGTGGAATGGGAAACCCATACTTTCGGAATCAAAACCAGCCACCTTTTCAAAACCGTGGAGGCCATGTGGGTGGTGGATTTAAGGCAAACCAGGGGAACCAACCCAATCCAGCAGCTAACGTTACGCCTCAGAAACCGCAAGAATCCGTTCAGAATAAGCCTGCCATTCTGTCGCCCCCAGCCCAGGGCCCAACGTCGGCCCAGCAAGCTAACAACAATAAAACCCCGTCGACACCCCAGCCTGCCATTCCCGCTAACGTTGCGCCGAAGATTCAGTCTCCACCGCCTCAGAATAACGCTATCGTAAAGAGCCCGGACCTCGGTTCTCCACAGAACCCGCCTAAACAAAACACGCCTCGAGGAGGGATGGGGAATGGCCAGAAACAGCATGTTCAGCCTGCGAAGAAAGCTCCAGAGATGAAGCCACAACAAAATACGAAAAACGAGGATCTGTCTCATTCTCAGGTATATAACTAGTTTGgcgcaaaagaaaaaaaatatagcGAAAATAGGTGTTTGAGAatgatgtgtgtgagattgTAGTTTAAAAGATTTTCGGTAGAATTGTGTTGCTGAGGCAGATCCGCCATTTTGTTTTGGCGATTTAAACAATAGGAAGGACTCGCGGTGCTGGGCCGCTCATTTGTGTGTCCTTTTTATGTCAAAATTTGCAAAAcgtttatttatctttgttaaCGTTGCgttttagtattttatttaattaaccTCTTAATGTATTAGGCGGCATTGTCTGTTGTAAAAGTAGGTTATGTTTCTGTTGCAAAAGCGTTTGGATCTGAATCAGGATTCTTGATGGTAGAAGCGAGGCCTCTCGAATGTTCGCCTGTGCTTTCAAACGTGttttaaaaatcactttataagatgcattattttaaaacctttttattaatgttttatctTGTATTTTAGGAGTTGAAGGCGACGTTATCTTTGCTTCGCAAACCTGGGGAGAAAACCTATACTCAACGTTGCAGATTGTTCATTGGCAACCTGCCAAACGACATCACCGATGTTGAATTCAGGAGGTTGTTTGCCAAATTTGGAGACCCCAGTGAGGTCTTCATCAATCAAAGCAAAGGTTTCGGCTTCATAAGACTGGTAAGATTTAATAGTCACTCCATTTTGGCTATAAATGATCCTTTTGTGCTGCTGGATTCTGTAAATGCATACATCATACACATTCAAAGCCTAATCAGTCTTTTATTTATAGGAATCTCGTGCCGTGGCTGAGATTGCGAAAGCAGAGCTGGATGATACTCCAATGAAAGGCAGACCACTCAGAGTTCGCTTTGCCACTCACTCTGCTGCACTGTCTGTGCGTAACTTATCCCCCTTTGTCTCGAATGAGCTGCTGGATGAGGCCTTCTCTCAGTTTGGAGTAGTGGAAAGAGCTATAGTTATTGTAGATGATCGTGGCCGCTCAACAGGGAAAGGCATTGTCGAGTTCTCTTCCAAACCCGCAGCTCGGAAGGCAATGGATCGTGTTAATGATGGGGTGTTCCTTCTCACAGCGTAAGATGGAGTTCTTTGTACAATGAAGCAGGGTGTTTTATTCAATGTTTGGAACATGTCTTGATGCCACTGTGTGTCTTTTGTTAGGGCGCCCCGTCCAGTTGTTGTTGAATTATTAGAGCAATTTGATGAAGAAGATGGTTTGCCAGAGAAGCTTGCGCAGAAGAACCCCACTTATCAAAAGTAAGCTATGTTGATTTATTGCTTTGTTCTGTGAGTACATTCCAGTTGTTTATCTCAGTTAGGGGTCAAAACTATTTCTGGTCTTTATCATGTAAATTAGGCAGGGCAGATGGTGTAATAATTTGGGTGGGGGTAGGTGGCAGCAGTAACAGATGTTTCCTAGACTTAAAATCCAGGTTTAACTTATTTGATATTTGAGTTTATTGAATGggcttttgtttcatttcagggAACGGGAGCAGCCTCCACGATTTGCCCGTCCTGGCACATTTGAGTTTGAATACTCTCAGCGCTGGAAGTCCCTCGATGAGATGGAGAAACAACAGAGGCAGCAGGTAGAGAAGAACATCCGTGAAGCCCGTGAGAAGCTGGAAGCAGAGATGGAAGATGCCTACCATGAGCATCAGGCAAACATGCTCAGACAAGGCAAGTATAATGCTTCATGTATAACACATTAAGTTTATGCTATGAAATCTAATGTTTCGTTTTAATGTTTCGTTTTTTTAATAGACCTCCTTAGACGTCAAGAGGAGCTCAGACGTATGGAAGAGATTCATAGTCAAGAGATGCAGAAACGTAAGGAAATGCAGCTGAGGTATGTCTTATTTTGGTGCAGTTTTGATAGTAGTCCTTTCTTTGCTTCACCCTTTTTAATCATTGGCCAATTTTTTTGATCCATAGACAAGAGGAGGAGCGCCGcagaagagaggaggagatgATGCGTCAGAGGGAGATCGAGGAACAGATGAGACGCAAACGCGAGGAGACTTACAGAATGGGTGGCTACATGGAGAATGTAAGTGTTGCTTTCAGGGTGTGTATAATGTTAAAATGCCATGTTGATTAATccattaaagtattttttgtttgtttctacaGAGGGAAAGGGAGATGAGGATGAATACTGGTGGAGGCATGGGATTGGCTGGTAAGATTTGTACAAGAATTGCTTGCAAAAAAGATGGTTTAGAGTTAAgagtgtatatttaaaatatattgtttttgttgttttaacttaaATTCTTTCCACATTCAgttgataataataatgttcTTTGTGTATCAGATATGTCATATGGATCCCCTAACCAGAAGTTCCAGTTGGCTGGAATGAACTTTGATGCACACCAAGGGTTGGGGGGAGCAGCAGCAGGGGGCATGGCGTCCAACGAAATGGTAATGTATTTCTCATATGAAAGGAAGtggatgatgtgtgtgagtgtgtgttatgTGGCTGTTGTGGTTCATAAGAACTATAATTTGTTGCTTAGCTGTCAAAGATTTGATGTTGGGTTTGGAAGCTTGTGGACAAGGTGATTTTATCCACTTATGATTTTATTGTATTGCCACCAACAATTAGCACTTATAAAGTCAGTACTGAGGCTCAGCCCCTTTTGTTTTGCAAGTCTGTCTGTACTAAGGCCTAAGAAATGCAACAGTTTACTTATATTACTGATTTGTAAGACCTGTCTTAATTGCAAATACAGACAGGCACACGTATGCTCTGTGATGATGTGTAGTCTTGGCATTAGCAATGTGGcatctttttttatgaaaggCCTCGTGGTATTTAAAATGTGGTGgaataatgctttttaaaatgctGTGCTTGTTTTTGTGGTGAACTCTGCTTTGGTCACTTCCATGTTACAGCTCCCTCCAGTCATATCAGTGCTGCACTGGTGCCCATATGAAACTGCTCTTTCTATGTAAGGAGCTCTCTTGTAAATTTACTTTTTGTAGTTTTGAGAGTAGGCTCATAAGAGGCTTTTAGTGCAGATGGACTTCAAAGCAGCTTGTTCGCAAAATGTGGATTAAAGTAACTGTAAATGTTACATGGCTGAGCTTGGTGTTGGTTGGCACCTTTTTTTGAATTGTGCTAATTTTGGTTGGCAAGAATGGAGTAGGGCTTGACCCTGTTTGCTGTGAAGAGAGAGTTTTGCAGTTTATTATTGGGGACTGTTGCTATAGCAAACAACATGGCACACTTTCTCATCCCCCAAtattttgtgagtgtgtgtatatataatgtGGTGTAATTACCTGGATTTCTAATTTGAAGTTATTCCAAACTTTTGAAGCATTTATCTTAAAGTCCACCTGAAATGCGTTTTGGTGCATCTAGATAGATCTACCATCTATGCGATTGAGAAAATGTATTACTGTGAGCTTAATGTTAAGCCTTTTCTTGGAAAGAAAAGTGCAAGGAAGTTCTCAACAACAGCAGCAAGGCCTGTATGATTCTTTTTGAAGACGGTATGTCTTGAAATAAAGGTCTTAAATTAtgcatattttaatgaaaaagtgaaattATTAACTTGGAAACATGATCAATATTGATCCTCTTAACTATAGCAAAGAAAGTTAGTCTTATGTGCGCAATTCACTGGTGCACActggttaaaaaaacaagtgtttttttgtagGGGTGGGCCGATCCTAATACTCTGTATCGGTATTTgtcaatacaaacatttttgctggatcgggtattaGAAGTGGCGGACCGATCCAAAAGCCGATCCTGTGCTAAATAATATTATCACGCTTTAAGAATGTTAATCTTTTAGTAAACCACTGTGAGCGTTTAATGCGTGTTTAATAAATGCGTGTTTTCATCTGTCACTTTCCATTCAGCATTTTCTAGTGTTCGGTGACAATCAGGATGCTTTTTCAAGATGTTCCAATTATTCGGCATAATCTGTGTAAAGGGACTGCATTTTGCGGAGTTTGTAATCACTGATAGGTGTCTTGCATTAAAGCATTGGAAGTGGTCTGAGTGTAACACGTCAAAcacaatgggcctcattcatgaaacatttgtgaatatatatatatatatatatatataagtaaatTCTGagtaatttgtaaattaaacttTCCCCCTGATTCCCAAATACAGCTACGCAAATGAAGTTTGTAGGAATGACTGAATCCTCTTGACTTCGTTCTCTGGTTTGGCTTCATTATATTGAATAAATGCATAAGATACTAACAGGCTATATGCTTACCAATAATTTAGTCAATTAAACTGTCCACCAAAGCGTATTTTGCCAGCTAAAATAGTAATACCTGGTGCTTTTCTGAAAACGACCATGCTGGaggcactgcactttattccaGAGATGCCTTGTTTGCTGTGATTTAGAATATCAGCAACAGTTAACCTACTTCTAACTAGcatcttattttaaagaatattaattaaaatgaaaatgcagatACCATTCATATTAACTTCTCCGTTGTTGtgtatgatggttggtcaatgtaATTTTAGCACGCCTCTTCTCCAATGTGGTTGGATGGCTGTGTAAAAAAGTAGTGACGAGCTCTGCAGTTTACGCAAAGTTAAGAAGTAAAAAGTGATAAAGGACGGGGCGAAAGAACTCGTGAAATATTATTGATGCATTGTGAAGCAAAATCCaatgtcatcagtttgtctTAAAATTATACAGAACGTTACATGTGGTTTTACACACTATGTACATGTGGTGTATAgcaggtgtacatttcttttgtaCAGACTAACTTTTTGAAAATACGAACATTTTTATGATTCCTAAAATTTGTTAGAATGACTTGACACCAATTtacacaaaatcattttcatgaatgagacccaatgacttattaaaaagctcagttaagtgtTGGAAGGATGCATGTACtttatgtaaaaacataacatatcaCTCATCTTTGTGTTGTAAATGATATGAATTTAAGAAGGTGCTTTAAGCTAACCATGATGCGCATGGTACGTTTAAATAAGAGTATGAATTTAGTGTGTCATTCTGCACCCAGAATGAGCTAGGAGCGGGTGCTTTAAGCGAATCGTCCAGCTCCCAGAATACGCAATACACAATACGGCTAGAGAAGCGGATCATTCTGCACCCAGGATGGGCATGGACACTTTGGCGACACAGAGATGTACATTAGTGATGTATTTTCACATTTACGCAAATAAAATGTTCAAGTATCTGAGTGTTTtaacctaaaaataaatgattgcaCTACATTACAAAGCATATATTTTCAGTCaacttttataaatacattagtTTTGTTCGATTCAATAAAATACATGCAACCCTCACTGATCAGGAAAAAGCAGTACTATTATCggatcggtatcggccgattcTTACAATTCAGGTATCGGATCGATAAAGGAAAAACTGGTATCGGCCTACCCCTAGTTTCTTGCTGCTTTCAGGTCTGGCTTTATTCTGATATAAAGctgcttttatttaatgattctGCGTTAGCACTGTCTTTTAGTGGTTTTGTAGTAACGCTATAGATCAGTAGTAGTAAATTGGTTTGCAAATGCAGTTTCTTGTTGACTTTAAAATATCAATTCTTTTTTCAAATGATCTGGCAGTAGAAGCAATATGTGAGTAAATAACAGCAATTAGTGATGtaccaaaaagaaaattcctAGCCAAAACGCCTCTGCTAAAAACTAAGTGCAGATTTTAGTTAGCCTTTTTTCAGAATAAATTCTAGTTttaatgtgaatatttttttcagttggtgcaaaccaaaaataaacagttttatttatagAGATGGGTTTCCCGGTATTAAACGAGCCACCGGGGCTAAATTATGAGCGTGCACCCCGTTGGAAACATGCCCCCATTTTCAATTCTGCTTTAGGTTACACGGAAGCATGCAGCATATAATAACCGATAACAACGTTCAAGTATCGGACTGAAAAGAAGAATCTAATAGTTATACCGTTAAAAACGTACCTATACCCATAAGGGGTGTAACGATACTTTGTAGATCGATATTTTGCAGTGCAAAAGTGTTATGATTCACATCGTTAGGAGGTGGGGATAATATACGATATGATGCTTAATTCATTCATTGAGCGGTCAAGAACTGTTGACAATTAACTGTTACATGTCGTTCCTGGTCTAATATTCTCGGTGTTTctcaacttttctgaaaaataaatgtaatgacctggtttaatttaattctaaGGTCAAGTAAACTATGTCAAAACAGTTCTATCTTTGTATGGAACACTTAATAACACCAATTAACTTGGTTAAACCAGTTAGATTTTAGAATACTAAATACAGTGTTGATTTTGtcgaataaaacaaaataatggggatgactaaaatatgactaactaaattgcattttagtcaaaagactatgactaaaactaaatgGAAATTAGAATTAAGACCAGTGTCAATTTTACagcatattttatattaaattacaaattTTTTCAGTGACAAACCTGCAGTACCGAAGTTTCAGTTaagcattaaaatgtaatttttaattttgttcaaaatattgtgatgtGTATCGCATCGAGATATATACTGACTCCTGAGCGGAgtgtatcgttacacccctaataCCCATCCCTACTGCTCGGCAACGTTTTCTCTCATGTTAAATGGTGTTTAAGACGTTTTTGGCTgaattttatgtgttttaaattttgGTGCATCACTAATAATCTGAATACTGGAATATTCTTGTAATGTCAATCTGGATTGGCATTTGCATTATGAAACATTGTGCTGCGTGACCCTGGACTGTCAGGACACCTTTTGATGTGAAGTAACCTGCATTGTAGTTTTATGGTCttacaagtgttttttttttactgggCGAGGTTAATCGTCTGAGTAGTATGTGATCTTAATCTTTTTCATTCATGTCTTTAAAACCAAAATGTAaaaccaaaaatttaaatgttcattGAATGTATCACAATTCACTTTTTTTACCACCTGTCAGGTAAGGCCCACATGCACTGTTCGATTTCTgtgacaatttaaaaaatattttctctgtataATCACATGCGTGTTAAGGCAAAGTTTAGGATTTAATTCTTCACACTGTTCGGTCCAATCCTCGTGCTTCAACTTGAATTGTA comes from Triplophysa dalaica isolate WHDGS20190420 chromosome 25, ASM1584641v1, whole genome shotgun sequence and encodes:
- the sfpq gene encoding splicing factor, proline- and glutamine-rich isoform X1, translated to MSRDRSRNRGGGFQQRGRGGIMGMRGGMGNPYFRNQNQPPFQNRGGHVGGGFKANQGNQPNPAANVTPQKPQESVQNKPAILSPPAQGPTSAQQANNNKTPSTPQPAIPANVAPKIQSPPPQNNAIVKSPDLGSPQNPPKQNTPRGGMGNGQKQHVQPAKKAPEMKPQQNTKNEDLSHSQELKATLSLLRKPGEKTYTQRCRLFIGNLPNDITDVEFRRLFAKFGDPSEVFINQSKGFGFIRLESRAVAEIAKAELDDTPMKGRPLRVRFATHSAALSVRNLSPFVSNELLDEAFSQFGVVERAIVIVDDRGRSTGKGIVEFSSKPAARKAMDRVNDGVFLLTAAPRPVVVELLEQFDEEDGLPEKLAQKNPTYQKEREQPPRFARPGTFEFEYSQRWKSLDEMEKQQRQQVEKNIREAREKLEAEMEDAYHEHQANMLRQDLLRRQEELRRMEEIHSQEMQKRKEMQLRQEEERRRREEEMMRQREIEEQMRRKREETYRMGGYMENREREMRMNTGGGMGLADMSYGSPNQKFQLAGMNFDAHQGLGGAAAGGMASNEMRNDRFPQGGPRGMGAGNPGYGRVREEFDGPAKKPRF
- the sfpq gene encoding splicing factor, proline- and glutamine-rich isoform X2, whose amino-acid sequence is MSRDRSRNRGGGFQQRGRGGIMGMRGGMGNPYFRNQNQPPFQNRGGHVGGGFKANQGNQPNPAANVTPQKPQESVQNKPAILSPPAQGPTSAQQANNNKTPSTPQPAIPANVAPKIQSPPPQNNAIVKSPDLGSPQNPPKQNTPRGGMGNGQKQHVQPAKKAPEMKPQQNTKNEDLSHSQELKATLSLLRKPGEKTYTQRCRLFIGNLPNDITDVEFRRLFAKFGDPSEVFINQSKGFGFIRLESRAVAEIAKAELDDTPMKGRPLRVRFATHSAALSVRNLSPFVSNELLDEAFSQFGVVERAIVIVDDRGRSTGKGIVEFSSKPAARKAMDRVNDGVFLLTAAPRPVVVELLEQFDEEDGLPEKLAQKNPTYQKEREQPPRFARPGTFEFEYSQRWKSLDEMEKQQRQQVEKNIREAREKLEAEMEDAYHEHQANMLRQDLLRRQEELRRMEEIHSQEMQKRKEMQLRQEEERRRREEEMMRQREIEEQMRRKREETYRMGGYMENREREMRMNTGGGMGLADMSYGSPNQKFQLAGMNFDAHQGLGGAAAGGMASNEMGSWIIEGG